In the genome of Desulfuromonas sp. DDH964, one region contains:
- a CDS encoding DEAD/DEAH box helicase translates to MNLTLTPSGHLLMIGATPDVDSAPPESSPFNGEKIAQAFAASPSAGIVTLAGSKSAPDWPLPWVFWRDFGSRYLLLLCQSQPTADRLEPLPPLDSATLAQLTLSLPPMPGGEYCTPALLATIWSELDRWTREAIAGDPEGFAGFLHRHAPLWRQVGRVCFHLAENKNDPDYPFAFMATYIPRLGKNARAQHLPLSQALREYAGANNREALLRLLEPVQAAGARCPWVNELLESGDLYHPLAWTPEEAYPFLKDVPVLEESGLVVRLPDWWKKRPRPKVQVAIGGNVGETLSAQALLDFRVQLTLDGADLTPEEIAALTASGEGLTLLRGQWVEVDGKKLRQALEQWQRIETEAGDGLSFMEGMRLLAGARRDLSANDLTLEETGWAFVEAGERLRELLAGLREPARLAVVQAGDRLQATLRPYQQTGLNWLWFLSELGLGACLADDMGLGKTIQVISLLLAQKGRSGKSSPSLLVLPASLLGNWKSELERFAPSLTVVCLHPSEGEPGQRERIAADPAGKLAAVDAVLTTYGMLQRQEWLRQQEWNLIVLDEAQAIKNPATQQAKAVKTLKGRARIALTGTPVENRLADLWSLFDFLCPGLLGSATRFRQFVAALESCEPPSYAPLRTLVQPYILRRLKTDRSVIDDLPDKVEMVAWCGLGKVQARLYGQAVKELAAALKEQREGIKRRGLILSSLMRFKQICNHPGQALGDGDYAEERSGKFARLRELAEEIASRQEKVLVFTQFREMTGPIAAFLTTLFGRPGLVLHGGTAVAERKKLVDRFQQEDGPPFFVLSLKAGGSGLNLTAASHVIHFDRWWNPAVENQATDRAFRIGQKKNVTVHKFICKGTVEEKIDALIAAKTGLASELLEGAETLLTELNDEALLRMVTLDLERAAI, encoded by the coding sequence GTGAATCTCACCCTCACCCCATCCGGTCATCTGCTGATGATCGGCGCGACTCCCGACGTCGACTCCGCTCCTCCCGAATCCTCTCCCTTTAACGGCGAAAAAATAGCGCAGGCCTTCGCCGCTTCGCCATCGGCGGGAATCGTGACGCTGGCCGGCAGTAAATCGGCGCCGGACTGGCCGCTGCCCTGGGTCTTCTGGCGCGACTTCGGTTCCCGTTATCTTCTTCTGCTCTGCCAAAGCCAGCCGACTGCCGACCGCCTGGAGCCCCTGCCGCCCCTCGACTCCGCAACGCTTGCCCAGTTGACACTGAGCCTGCCGCCGATGCCGGGCGGCGAATACTGCACCCCCGCGCTTCTCGCCACCATCTGGAGCGAGCTCGACCGCTGGACGCGCGAGGCGATCGCCGGCGATCCCGAAGGATTCGCCGGTTTCCTGCACCGGCATGCGCCGCTCTGGCGGCAGGTGGGGCGGGTCTGCTTTCACCTGGCCGAGAACAAGAACGATCCCGACTATCCTTTTGCTTTCATGGCGACCTACATCCCGCGGCTCGGTAAAAACGCCCGCGCCCAGCATCTGCCCCTCAGCCAGGCTCTGCGCGAATATGCCGGCGCCAACAATCGCGAAGCCCTGCTGCGCCTGCTCGAACCGGTGCAGGCGGCTGGTGCCCGCTGCCCGTGGGTGAACGAGCTGCTCGAGAGCGGCGACCTCTATCACCCGCTGGCCTGGACGCCGGAGGAGGCTTATCCGTTTCTGAAGGATGTGCCGGTCCTGGAGGAGAGCGGGCTGGTGGTGCGACTGCCCGACTGGTGGAAAAAACGTCCGCGTCCCAAGGTGCAGGTGGCGATCGGCGGCAATGTCGGCGAAACCCTGTCGGCACAGGCGCTCCTCGATTTTCGCGTGCAGCTGACCCTGGACGGCGCCGACCTGACGCCGGAGGAAATCGCGGCGCTGACAGCCTCCGGCGAGGGGCTGACGCTGCTGCGCGGGCAGTGGGTCGAGGTCGATGGCAAGAAACTGCGCCAGGCGCTGGAACAGTGGCAGCGGATCGAAACCGAAGCCGGAGACGGCCTCTCCTTCATGGAAGGGATGCGCCTGCTAGCCGGCGCCCGCCGCGACCTGTCCGCCAACGATCTCACCCTTGAGGAGACCGGGTGGGCCTTCGTCGAAGCCGGGGAGCGGTTGCGGGAGTTGCTGGCCGGACTGCGGGAGCCGGCGCGGCTGGCGGTAGTGCAGGCCGGTGACCGGTTGCAGGCGACCTTGCGCCCTTACCAGCAGACCGGCCTCAACTGGCTCTGGTTTCTCTCCGAACTGGGGCTGGGCGCCTGCCTCGCCGACGACATGGGATTGGGCAAGACGATCCAGGTAATCTCTCTGCTGCTGGCGCAAAAAGGGCGAAGCGGGAAATCCTCCCCCAGCCTGCTGGTGCTGCCGGCGTCGCTGCTGGGCAACTGGAAGAGCGAGCTGGAACGCTTCGCGCCATCCCTCACCGTCGTCTGCCTGCACCCGTCGGAGGGGGAGCCCGGGCAGCGGGAGCGCATTGCCGCCGACCCTGCCGGCAAACTGGCCGCTGTCGATGCGGTACTGACCACCTACGGCATGCTGCAGCGGCAAGAGTGGCTCAGGCAACAGGAGTGGAACCTGATCGTCCTCGACGAGGCGCAGGCCATCAAAAACCCCGCTACCCAGCAGGCCAAGGCGGTAAAAACCCTCAAGGGCCGGGCGCGCATCGCCCTGACCGGCACGCCGGTAGAAAACCGCCTGGCCGATCTCTGGTCACTCTTCGATTTCCTCTGTCCCGGCCTCCTCGGCTCCGCCACCCGCTTCAGGCAGTTCGTCGCCGCCCTCGAAAGTTGCGAGCCGCCCTCCTATGCGCCGTTGCGTACGCTGGTCCAGCCCTACATCCTGCGCCGGCTGAAGACCGATCGCAGCGTGATCGACGATCTCCCCGACAAGGTCGAGATGGTCGCCTGGTGCGGCCTCGGCAAGGTGCAGGCGCGTCTCTACGGGCAGGCGGTCAAGGAATTGGCCGCGGCGCTCAAGGAACAGCGGGAAGGGATAAAGCGGCGCGGGCTGATCCTGTCGTCGCTGATGCGCTTCAAGCAGATCTGCAACCATCCCGGTCAGGCGCTGGGCGACGGCGACTACGCCGAGGAGCGCAGCGGCAAGTTCGCGCGTCTGCGGGAACTTGCCGAAGAGATCGCCTCGCGCCAGGAGAAGGTGCTGGTTTTTACCCAGTTCCGGGAAATGACAGGACCAATCGCCGCCTTTCTGACGACGCTCTTCGGCCGGCCGGGGTTGGTGCTGCATGGCGGCACGGCGGTGGCCGAGCGGAAGAAACTGGTGGACCGCTTCCAGCAGGAGGACGGCCCGCCCTTTTTCGTCCTTTCGCTGAAGGCCGGCGGCTCCGGCCTCAATCTGACCGCCGCAAGCCACGTCATCCATTTCGACCGCTGGTGGAACCCGGCGGTGGAAAACCAGGCCACCGACCGCGCCTTCCGCATCGGCCAGAAGAAGAATGTCACCGTGCATAAATTCATCTGCAAGGGAACGGTCGAAGAGAAGATCGATGCCCTGATCGCCGCCAAAACCGGATTGGCGAGCGAATTACTGGAGGGCGCGGAAACCCTGCTGACGGAGTTGAACGACGAGGCACTGCTGCGGATGGTAACCCTCGACCTGGAGAGGGCGGCGATATAG
- the trhA gene encoding PAQR family membrane homeostasis protein TrhA: protein MSRHPQQPKYSLGEEIANGVSHGIGILLALAGLLVMLYFASRYGSARHLVSASVFGLTLIFAYTTSTLYHSIPLPGPKRILRIFDHAAIYLLIAGTYTPFTLVNLSGPWGWSLFGAIWGMAVLGIACKVLLPARFSRISVLFYIGMGWAIVVATRPMLTHVEVGGLWLLLAGGLAYTGGILFYLLDRLPYNHMIWHLFVMAGSSLHFFAILFYVMPGAPLT, encoded by the coding sequence ATGAGCCGACATCCCCAGCAACCCAAGTACAGTCTCGGCGAAGAGATCGCCAACGGCGTCAGCCATGGCATCGGCATCCTGCTCGCCCTTGCCGGCCTGCTCGTGATGCTCTACTTTGCCTCCCGCTACGGCAGCGCCCGCCACCTCGTCTCCGCCTCCGTCTTCGGCCTCACGCTGATCTTCGCCTACACCACCTCGACCCTCTACCACAGCATCCCGCTGCCCGGTCCGAAGCGCATCCTGCGCATCTTCGACCATGCCGCCATCTACCTGCTGATCGCCGGCACCTACACCCCCTTCACCCTGGTCAACCTCTCCGGTCCCTGGGGGTGGTCGCTCTTCGGTGCCATCTGGGGGATGGCGGTTCTCGGCATTGCCTGCAAGGTCCTGCTGCCGGCCCGCTTCTCCCGCATCTCCGTCCTCTTCTACATCGGCATGGGCTGGGCGATTGTCGTTGCCACCCGGCCGATGCTGACGCACGTCGAGGTCGGCGGGCTCTGGCTCCTTCTGGCCGGCGGCCTCGCCTATACCGGCGGTATCCTTTTCTATCTCCTCGACCGCCTCCCCTACAACCACATGATCTGGCACCTCTTCGTCATGGCCGGCAGTTCCCTGCACTTCTTCGCCATCCTCTTCTACGTGATGCCCGGCGCGCCGTTAACCTGA
- the katG gene encoding catalase/peroxidase HPI: protein MSTDSKCPVTGHSVQQVAGGGNANRDWWPNQLNLRILHQHSSLSNPLGADFNYAEAFKSLDLKAVKADLYALMTDSQDWWPADYGHYGGLFIRMAWHSAGTYRMGDGRGGGGSGNQRFAPLNSWPDNVNLDKARRLLWPIKQKYGRKISWADLMILAGNCALESMGFTTFGFGGGRVDIWEPEEDIYWGGEKEWLATSDKPQSRYSGDRELENPLAAVQMGLIYVNPEGPDGEPDPVASGRDVRETFARMAMNDEETVALIAGGHTFGKCHGAGPASHVGPEPEAAGLEEQGLGWKSSFRSGKGADAISSGIEGAWKPNPVQWDMGYLKVLFKYEWEKVKSPAGAWQWLARDVDEEDLVVDAFDPKKKHRPMMTTADLSLRFDTIYEPIARDYLAHPEKFADAFARAWFKLTHRDMGPKARYLGPEVPAEELLWQDPVPPLNHPLVDAADIAALKRRLLASGLPIPQLVATAWASASTFRGSDLRGGANGARIRLAPQKDWPVNEPAQLETVLQTLTTIQQEFNHSGLGGKHVSLADLIVLGGCAAVEQAAHKAGIGVTVPFTPGRTDATQEQTDIAAFAVLEPVADGFRNYQKAKYSVAPEELLLDRAQLLTLTAPEMTVLAGGLRVLGANVGRSRHGVFTHRPGVLSNDFFVNLLDMGTAWKASAGDADLFEGYDRASGVPKWTGTRIDLVFGANSQLRALAEVYGSADAQEKFVYDFVAAWDKVMNLDRFDLA from the coding sequence ATGAGTACCGATTCCAAGTGCCCGGTAACGGGACATTCGGTCCAGCAGGTCGCCGGCGGCGGTAACGCGAACCGGGACTGGTGGCCGAACCAGCTCAACCTGCGCATCCTGCACCAGCATTCCAGCCTCTCCAACCCACTGGGGGCGGACTTCAACTACGCCGAAGCCTTTAAAAGCCTCGACCTCAAAGCGGTGAAAGCGGACCTCTATGCGTTGATGACCGACTCGCAGGACTGGTGGCCGGCCGACTACGGCCACTACGGCGGCCTCTTCATCCGCATGGCCTGGCACAGCGCCGGCACCTACCGCATGGGCGACGGCCGTGGCGGCGGCGGGAGCGGCAACCAGCGCTTCGCTCCCCTCAACAGCTGGCCCGACAACGTCAATCTCGACAAGGCGCGGCGGCTGCTCTGGCCGATCAAACAGAAATATGGCCGGAAGATTTCCTGGGCCGACCTGATGATCCTCGCTGGCAACTGCGCGCTGGAGTCGATGGGCTTTACGACCTTCGGCTTCGGTGGCGGCCGTGTCGACATCTGGGAGCCGGAAGAAGATATTTACTGGGGCGGGGAGAAGGAATGGCTGGCGACCAGCGACAAGCCCCAGAGCCGCTACTCCGGCGATCGCGAGCTGGAGAATCCCCTCGCCGCGGTGCAGATGGGTCTGATCTACGTCAACCCGGAGGGGCCGGACGGCGAACCCGACCCGGTGGCGTCCGGGCGCGACGTGCGCGAGACCTTTGCCCGCATGGCGATGAACGACGAGGAGACCGTCGCCCTCATCGCCGGTGGCCACACTTTTGGCAAATGCCACGGCGCCGGGCCGGCTTCCCATGTCGGGCCAGAGCCGGAGGCGGCCGGTCTCGAGGAGCAGGGACTCGGCTGGAAGAGCAGTTTCCGCAGCGGCAAGGGGGCCGATGCGATCAGCAGCGGCATCGAAGGGGCCTGGAAACCGAACCCGGTCCAGTGGGACATGGGCTATCTCAAGGTCCTGTTCAAATACGAGTGGGAGAAGGTCAAGAGCCCGGCCGGGGCCTGGCAGTGGCTGGCCAGGGATGTCGACGAGGAGGACCTGGTGGTCGACGCCTTCGACCCGAAAAAGAAGCACCGGCCGATGATGACCACCGCCGACCTCTCGCTGCGCTTCGACACGATCTACGAACCGATCGCGCGGGACTACCTGGCCCACCCCGAGAAGTTCGCCGACGCCTTCGCCCGCGCCTGGTTCAAGCTCACCCACCGCGACATGGGCCCCAAAGCGCGCTACCTCGGCCCGGAGGTGCCGGCGGAAGAGCTACTCTGGCAGGACCCGGTACCTCCCCTCAACCACCCCCTGGTCGACGCAGCGGACATCGCCGCGCTCAAGCGACGGCTCCTCGCGTCCGGGTTGCCGATCCCGCAGCTGGTCGCCACCGCCTGGGCCTCGGCCTCGACCTTCCGCGGCTCCGACCTGCGCGGCGGCGCCAACGGCGCCCGCATCCGCCTCGCACCGCAGAAGGACTGGCCCGTGAACGAACCGGCCCAGCTGGAGACCGTGCTGCAGACCCTGACGACGATCCAGCAAGAGTTCAACCATTCGGGACTGGGCGGCAAGCATGTTTCCCTCGCCGATCTGATCGTGCTCGGCGGCTGTGCCGCCGTCGAACAGGCCGCCCACAAGGCCGGCATTGGCGTGACCGTTCCCTTCACGCCGGGTCGCACCGACGCAACCCAGGAGCAGACCGATATCGCCGCCTTCGCCGTCCTCGAACCGGTCGCCGACGGTTTTCGCAACTACCAGAAGGCGAAGTACAGTGTCGCGCCGGAAGAGTTGCTGCTCGACCGGGCGCAGCTACTCACCCTGACCGCCCCCGAGATGACGGTCCTGGCCGGCGGCCTGCGCGTCCTGGGAGCCAACGTCGGCCGGTCCCGGCATGGCGTCTTTACCCATCGACCCGGAGTCTTGAGCAACGATTTCTTCGTCAACCTGCTCGATATGGGAACAGCGTGGAAGGCGTCCGCGGGGGACGCGGACCTCTTCGAGGGGTATGACCGCGCCAGCGGCGTACCGAAATGGACCGGCACCCGCATCGACCTCGTCTTCGGCGCCAACTCCCAGCTGCGGGCGCTGGCGGAGGTCTACGGCAGTGCCGACGCCCAGGAGAAGTTCGTGTACGATTTTGTCGCCGCCTGGGACAAGGTGATGAACCTCGACCGCTTCGATCTCGCCTGA
- a CDS encoding IS1595 family transposase, with protein MAINRIQFQPGLSLADFLKDYGTEAQCEAILEHSRWPQGFVCPACGASRAVQFRRGRSNIFQCCRCRKQISLISGTIFHGSNLPLTQWFLALYFMTQGKSGLSMLELRRMLGLSYKAAWRLKHKLMQAMFEREETTVLAQRVEIDDAYLGGERSGGKVGRGSENKVPFIAAVETSHEGHPLRAVFSRVTTFSSHDVDQWAKNHLAPTALVVSDGLNCFRAVTKTGCYHQRKVVGDQRRSTDMGCFHWINTILGNLKTAMAGTYHAFDFDKYAHRYLAEFQYRFNRRFDLRSMLPRLLFACVSIGKRPEAWLRRAENWT; from the coding sequence ATGGCCATCAATCGTATCCAGTTCCAACCGGGGCTGAGCTTGGCTGATTTTCTCAAAGACTATGGTACGGAGGCCCAATGCGAGGCGATCCTTGAGCACTCGCGCTGGCCCCAAGGATTTGTCTGTCCAGCATGCGGTGCAAGCCGCGCGGTCCAGTTTCGGCGAGGACGGTCGAACATCTTCCAGTGCTGTCGCTGCCGCAAACAGATCTCGCTGATCTCCGGAACGATTTTCCATGGGAGCAATCTGCCGCTGACCCAGTGGTTTCTGGCCCTCTACTTCATGACACAAGGCAAGTCCGGCCTGTCGATGCTGGAGTTGAGACGAATGCTGGGTTTGAGCTACAAAGCGGCTTGGCGGCTCAAGCACAAGCTCATGCAGGCGATGTTCGAGCGCGAAGAGACAACGGTTCTGGCCCAGCGGGTCGAGATCGACGACGCCTACTTGGGCGGGGAACGCTCCGGCGGTAAGGTTGGTCGCGGTTCGGAGAACAAAGTTCCCTTCATTGCGGCAGTGGAGACCAGTCACGAGGGCCATCCGCTGCGAGCTGTTTTTAGCCGGGTGACGACCTTCAGCAGCCATGACGTTGATCAATGGGCCAAGAATCACTTGGCACCGACGGCGCTGGTCGTTTCTGATGGCCTGAATTGCTTCCGCGCCGTCACCAAGACTGGGTGCTACCATCAGCGAAAGGTGGTTGGTGATCAACGCAGAAGTACCGACATGGGCTGCTTCCACTGGATCAACACCATCCTGGGCAATCTTAAGACGGCCATGGCCGGAACGTATCATGCGTTTGACTTCGACAAATATGCGCATCGCTATCTGGCCGAGTTTCAGTACCGGTTCAACCGGCGGTTCGATCTGCGCAGCATGCTGCCAAGACTGCTGTTCGCCTGTGTCTCAATCGGCAAGCGGCCCGAGGCCTGGCTTCGCCGAGCTGAGAATTGGACCTAA
- a CDS encoding Fur family transcriptional regulator yields MKSPQTRLDEILTKLRQRECRITPQRIAILRALLHSDQHPSVEMVYRQVSALFPTTSLATVYKTVNLLKEIGEVLEIPISAGRNRYDGNNPSPHPHLICTRCTSVSDPAVSLLGPLQDEVAQATGYKITSHQVQLFGLCPACQQK; encoded by the coding sequence GTGAAGAGTCCGCAGACCCGCCTCGATGAGATCCTCACCAAACTCCGCCAGCGGGAATGCCGGATCACCCCGCAGCGGATCGCGATTTTGCGGGCGCTGCTGCACAGCGACCAGCATCCGAGCGTCGAGATGGTCTACCGCCAGGTAAGCGCCCTCTTCCCGACCACCAGCCTCGCCACGGTCTACAAGACCGTCAATCTCCTCAAGGAGATCGGCGAAGTCCTCGAAATCCCCATTAGCGCCGGCCGCAACCGCTACGACGGCAACAACCCCTCCCCCCACCCTCACCTGATCTGCACCCGCTGCACCAGCGTCAGCGATCCCGCGGTCAGCCTGCTCGGACCCCTGCAGGACGAAGTGGCGCAGGCCACCGGCTACAAGATCACCTCCCACCAGGTTCAACTCTTCGGTCTCTGCCCCGCCTGCCAGCAAAAATAA